Proteins from a genomic interval of Anolis sagrei isolate rAnoSag1 chromosome 1, rAnoSag1.mat, whole genome shotgun sequence:
- the LOC132761876 gene encoding tubulin beta chain-like yields MCDIPPQGLKMAVTFIGNSTAIQELFKHISKQFTAMFRRMAFLHWYTGEGMDEMEFTEAESNMSDLVSEYQQYQDATAEEEEDFGEEAEEEA; encoded by the coding sequence ATGTGCGACATCCCTCCCCAAGGTCTCAAAATGGCAGTCACCTTCATCGGCAATAGCACAGCTATTCAAGAGCTGTTCAAGCACATCTCCAAGCAGTTCACTGCTATGTTCCGCCGCATGGCCTTCCTCCACTGGTACACAGGTGAGGGCATGGATGAGATGGAGTTCACAGAGGCTGAGAGCAACATGAGTGACCTGGTCTCCGAATACCAGCAGTACCAGGACGCCACagctgaggaagaggaggatttcGGCGAAGAGGCCGAGGAGGAAGCTTGA